A genomic stretch from Larus michahellis chromosome 7, bLarMic1.1, whole genome shotgun sequence includes:
- the ACTR3 gene encoding actin-related protein 3, producing MAGRLPACVVDCGTGYTKLGYAGNTEPQFIIPSCIAIKESAKVVDQAQRRVLKGVDDLDFFIGDEAIEKPTYATKWPIRHGIVEDWDLMERFMEQVIFKYLRAEPEDHYFLLTEPPLNTPENREYTAEIMFESFNVPGLYIAVQAVLALAASWTSRQVGERTLTGTVIDSGDGVTHVIPVAEGYVIGSCIKHIPIAGRDITYFIQQLLREREVGIPPEQSLETAKAVKERFSYVCPDLVKEFNKYDTDGTKWIKQYTGINAISKKEFTIDVGYERFLGPEIFFHPEFANPDFTQPISEVVDEVIQNCPIDVRRPLYKNIVLSGGSTMFRDFGRRLQRDLKRTVDARLKLSEELSGGRLKPKPIDVQVITHHMQRYAVWFGGSMLASTPEFYQVCHTKKDYEEIGPSICRHNPVFGVMS from the exons GTATTGCTATCAAAGAATCGGCGAAAGTGGTCGATCAAGCACAAAGGAGGGTTTTGAAAGGTGTTGATGATTTAGACTTCTTTATCGGGGATGAAGCAATAGAAAAACCAACTTATGCAACCAAG TGGCCCATCCGCCATGGTATAGTTGAAGACTGGGACTTGATGGAGAGGTTTATGGAGCAAGTTATCTTTAAGTATCTAAGGGCAGAACCCGAggatcattattttcttttg aCTGAGCCTCCATTAAATACTCCAGAAAACAGAGAATATACTGCTGAAATCATGTTCGAGTCTTTCAATGTTCCAGGGCTATATATTGCTGTTCAG GCTGTCCTTGCCTTAGCTGCATCTTGGACGTCAAGACAAGTAGGAGAACGAACGCTGACTGGCACAGTTATAGACAGTGGTGATGGCGTCACTCATGTTATTCCTGTT GCTGAAGGATACGTGATTGGCAGCTGTATCAAACACATTCCAATTGCCGGGCGAGATATAACATACTTCattcagcagctgctgagggagcGAGAAGTAGGAATTCCTCCTGAACAATCCTTGGAAACAGCTAAAGCAGTGAAG GAACGCTTTAGTTATGTTTGCCCTGACTTAGTAAAAGAATTTAACAAGTATGACACAGATGGTACAAAATGGATTAAACAGTATACTGGAATTAATGCTATCTCAAAGAAAGAATTCACCATTGATGTTGGCTATGAGAGGTTCCTGGGGCCAGAGATTTTCTTCCATCCTGAG TTTGCTAACCCTGACTTCACGCAACCAATCTCAGAAGTAGTAGATGAAGTTATTCAGAACTGTCCCATTGATGTTAGACGTCCTCTGTATAAG AATATTGTCCTCTCTGGAGGCTCAACCATGTTCAGGGACTTTGGTCGCCGTTTACAGCGAGACTTGAAAAGGACTGTCGATGCCAGACTGAAACTTAGTGAAGAACTTAGTGGCGGCAGACTGAAG CCTAAGCCCATTGATGTACAAGTCATTACACACCATATGCAGAGATACGCCGTGTGGTTCGGAGGATCAATGCTGGCTTCCACA CCTGAATTCTACCAAGTATGCCATACCAAAAAAGATTATGAAGAGATTGGTCCTAGCATCTGTCGTCACAACCCTGTGTTTGGAGTCATGTCTTAA